A portion of the Microbacterium hominis genome contains these proteins:
- the pta gene encoding phosphate acetyltransferase: protein MAQSIFITSAEGHSGKSTVALGVLNALSLATPRVGVFRAISRSTVERDYVLEMLLDHDNVDLAYDECIGVSYDDVRHDPEAALATIVERFKAVEAQCDAVVVLGSDYTDVGSPAELGYNARIAANLGTPVLLVLGGRASQGQPEQLGSTVARTPAQMGQIADLALTELAHGRAELFAVIANRADGDAIEATVGEISRVVAEARGARGNVPVWAIPEDRFLVAPSMRGVMRSVDGELLSGDPDLLTREALGVVVAGMSMVNVLPRLFEGAVVVIPGDRSEVLLATLLANSSGTFPSLAGIVLNGGFELPEPITRLLEGLGSKLPIVATEFGTYETAVRIMNTRGRLAADSKRRYDTALTMFEQNVDTDELLRLVGVARATVVTPLMFEYQLIERARSDRKRIVLPEGGDDRVLRAAATVLKRGIADLTILGEPFEVRARAIELGIDIQDAQVLSPFDAPHVHRFADEYARLRAHKGVTFGKAADTVTDVSYFGTLMVHLGLADGMVSGAAHTTAHTIRPAFEIIKTKPGVSVVSSVFLMALADRVLVYGDCAVIPDPSAPQLADIAISSAATATQFGIDPRVAMLSYSTGESGSGADVEKVREATGLVRERAPQLLVEGPIQYDAATDVAVAAAKMPGSDVAGRATVFIFPDLNTGNNTYKAVQRSAGAVAIGPVLQGLNKPINDLSRGALVEDIVNTIAITAIQAQNEASP from the coding sequence GTGGCGCAGAGCATCTTCATCACCTCGGCAGAAGGTCACTCCGGGAAGTCCACGGTCGCGCTGGGCGTGCTCAACGCGCTCAGCCTCGCGACCCCGCGCGTAGGGGTGTTCCGGGCCATCTCCCGGTCGACCGTGGAACGCGACTACGTGCTGGAGATGCTGCTCGACCACGACAACGTCGATCTCGCCTACGACGAGTGCATCGGCGTCAGCTACGACGACGTGCGGCACGACCCCGAGGCGGCGCTGGCCACCATCGTCGAGCGCTTCAAGGCCGTCGAGGCGCAGTGCGACGCGGTCGTGGTGCTCGGCAGCGACTACACCGACGTCGGCAGCCCCGCCGAACTCGGCTACAACGCCCGCATCGCCGCCAACCTCGGCACCCCGGTGCTGCTGGTGCTCGGCGGGCGGGCCTCGCAGGGCCAGCCCGAGCAGTTGGGCTCCACCGTCGCGCGCACCCCCGCGCAGATGGGTCAGATCGCCGACCTCGCCCTCACCGAACTCGCCCACGGCCGCGCCGAGCTGTTCGCCGTCATCGCGAACCGCGCCGACGGCGACGCGATCGAGGCGACCGTCGGCGAGATCTCGCGCGTCGTCGCCGAGGCGCGCGGCGCGCGCGGGAACGTGCCGGTCTGGGCGATCCCCGAGGACCGGTTCCTCGTCGCCCCCTCGATGCGCGGCGTCATGCGCTCGGTCGACGGCGAGCTTCTCTCCGGAGACCCCGACCTCCTCACGCGCGAGGCTCTCGGCGTCGTGGTGGCGGGGATGTCGATGGTCAACGTGCTCCCGCGCCTGTTCGAGGGTGCGGTGGTCGTGATCCCCGGTGACCGCTCGGAGGTGCTGCTGGCGACGCTGCTGGCCAACTCCTCGGGCACGTTCCCCTCGCTGGCGGGCATCGTGCTCAACGGCGGCTTCGAGCTGCCCGAGCCGATCACGCGGCTGCTCGAGGGCCTGGGGTCGAAGCTGCCGATCGTCGCGACCGAGTTCGGCACCTACGAGACGGCCGTGCGCATCATGAACACGCGCGGGCGACTGGCCGCCGACTCGAAGCGCCGCTACGACACGGCTCTGACGATGTTCGAGCAGAACGTCGACACCGACGAGCTGCTGCGGCTGGTCGGCGTCGCCCGCGCCACCGTCGTCACGCCGCTCATGTTCGAATACCAGCTCATCGAGCGCGCCCGATCGGATCGCAAGCGCATCGTGCTCCCCGAGGGCGGCGACGACCGGGTGCTGCGCGCGGCGGCGACGGTGCTCAAGCGCGGCATCGCGGACCTCACGATCCTCGGCGAGCCGTTCGAGGTGCGGGCGCGCGCGATCGAACTCGGCATCGACATCCAGGACGCGCAGGTGCTCTCGCCCTTCGACGCCCCCCACGTGCACCGGTTCGCCGACGAGTATGCGCGGCTCCGCGCCCACAAGGGCGTCACGTTCGGGAAGGCCGCCGACACCGTCACCGACGTGTCGTACTTCGGCACGCTGATGGTGCACCTGGGCCTGGCCGACGGCATGGTGTCGGGCGCCGCGCACACCACCGCCCACACGATCCGGCCGGCGTTCGAGATCATCAAGACCAAGCCCGGCGTCTCGGTCGTCTCCAGCGTGTTCCTCATGGCCCTCGCCGACCGCGTGCTCGTCTACGGCGACTGCGCCGTGATCCCCGACCCCAGTGCTCCGCAGCTGGCCGACATCGCCATCTCCTCGGCGGCGACGGCGACGCAGTTCGGCATCGACCCGCGCGTGGCCATGCTGTCCTACTCGACGGGGGAGTCGGGGTCGGGCGCCGATGTCGAGAAGGTGCGCGAGGCGACCGGACTCGTGCGGGAGCGCGCGCCGCAACTGCTGGTGGAGGGCCCGATCCAGTATGACGCGGCCACCGACGTGGCCGTCGCCGCCGCGAAGATGCCCGGCTCCGACGTGGCGGGTCGGGCGACGGTGTTCATCTTCCCCGACCTCAACACGGGCAACAACACGTACAAGGCGGTGCAGCGCTCCGCCGGCGCGGTGGCGATCGGGCCGGTGCTGCAAGGACTCAACAAGCCGATCAACGACCTCTCGCGCGGTGCGCTGGTCGAAGACATCGTCAACACCATCGCGATCACGGCCATCCAGGCGCAGAATGAGGCTTCCCCATGA